The following proteins are encoded in a genomic region of Cellulomonas sp. ES6:
- a CDS encoding MFS transporter, with amino-acid sequence MTAGTGLAPGSGTAGHAATAPPAPAGRPPRLWPMATGTFAIGFGSYVMAGLVPSVSADLGVSVTQVGTLVGVYGFTYAVSTPLLTLAVGRVPRRLLMCVALGLFALAAAGTALATTYTQVAVLRGLSAVAAGGFTPTATVLAARLAPPGGRGRAVATVFGGLTTATVLGAPAGNLLGPVLGYRGVYALVGVLALVALGSVLLLVRTAPATAPGPADDDAAAVPAPPPGAALPPAAAVPPVPGAARPVAVPDAQRPGAGPALPGLVAVVLGVSMLETAAALMVQTYASPLLTDLAGLTGALLSAVLLAYGVAGVAGNVVGGRLADRFGAARSIVLALGTSTLALLLLTPATATAWTALAVFALWGFAAWAMNSPLQNVLLTLAGRHGQLVVALNSSIISLGTGLGALAGGWVVAGPGYALLGAVAAGVMLLAVVLVALVSRRPAVARV; translated from the coding sequence GTGACCGCCGGGACGGGGCTCGCGCCCGGGTCCGGCACCGCCGGGCACGCCGCCACGGCGCCGCCCGCGCCCGCGGGGCGACCGCCCCGGCTCTGGCCGATGGCCACCGGGACGTTCGCGATCGGCTTCGGCTCGTACGTCATGGCCGGCCTGGTGCCGAGCGTGTCCGCCGACCTCGGCGTCTCCGTGACCCAGGTCGGCACCCTCGTCGGCGTCTACGGCTTCACGTACGCGGTCTCGACCCCGCTGCTCACGCTGGCGGTCGGCCGGGTCCCGCGCCGCCTGCTCATGTGCGTCGCGCTCGGGCTGTTCGCCCTGGCCGCTGCCGGCACCGCCCTGGCGACCACGTACACCCAGGTCGCCGTCCTGCGGGGCCTCTCGGCCGTCGCGGCCGGCGGGTTCACGCCGACCGCCACGGTGCTCGCCGCGCGGCTCGCGCCGCCCGGGGGCCGGGGCCGCGCGGTCGCCACGGTCTTCGGCGGCCTCACGACGGCCACGGTGCTCGGCGCCCCGGCGGGCAACCTGCTGGGCCCGGTGCTCGGCTACCGCGGCGTGTACGCGCTGGTCGGGGTGCTGGCGCTCGTGGCCCTCGGGAGCGTGCTGCTGCTGGTGCGGACCGCGCCCGCCACCGCTCCCGGCCCGGCGGACGACGACGCCGCGGCCGTCCCCGCGCCGCCGCCGGGCGCCGCGCTCCCTCCGGCCGCCGCGGTCCCGCCGGTCCCCGGTGCGGCCCGGCCCGTCGCCGTCCCGGACGCCCAGCGGCCCGGTGCCGGCCCCGCGCTGCCCGGCCTCGTCGCCGTCGTGCTCGGCGTGTCGATGCTCGAGACCGCCGCCGCGCTCATGGTGCAGACCTACGCGTCGCCGCTGCTCACGGACCTGGCGGGGCTCACCGGCGCCCTGCTGAGCGCCGTGCTGCTGGCGTACGGCGTGGCGGGCGTCGCGGGCAACGTCGTCGGCGGGCGCCTGGCGGACCGGTTCGGCGCGGCGCGCAGCATCGTCCTCGCGCTCGGCACCTCCACGCTGGCGCTCCTGCTGCTCACCCCCGCCACCGCGACGGCGTGGACCGCCCTGGCGGTGTTCGCGCTGTGGGGCTTCGCGGCCTGGGCGATGAACTCGCCGCTGCAGAACGTCCTGCTGACGCTCGCGGGCCGGCACGGGCAGCTGGTGGTCGCGCTGAACTCGTCGATCATCTCGCTCGGCACCGGGCTCGGCGCGCTCGCCGGCGGCTGGGTCGTCGCCGGGCCGGGCTACGCGCTGCTGGGCGCGGTGGCGGCGGGCGTCATGCTCCTCGCCGTCGTGCTGGTGGCGCTCGTCTCCCGCCGCCCGGCGGTCGCCCGCGTCTGA
- a CDS encoding ABC transporter ATP-binding protein: MTATATAPVLRVTGLDVRLTRDGEQVHAVRGVDLTVERGEVVGLVGGSGSGKSILGLSVMGLLPASARPVLAGEVHLAGVDMVRAPQAERRAARRAHVGAVFQDPMTSLDPTMTIGRQLGEVTRDRAHALSLLEDVGIPRAADRLKAYPHQLSGGLRQRVMIALAVARRPSLILADEPTTALDVTVQAQILELLLTLRDDIGCSIVFVTHDLGVAAQVCDRIAVMQQGRIVESAGVDEVFDRPAHPYTRELLRSRIDLRTPRDRPLTAARAATAPRPDAPGEDPAVGADGVLDLAPGAPAPELPAVWPPVVLRETAAVTVRDVHRVFRSGPPWRRRELPALRGVDLEVRAGEAVALVGESGCGKSTLLRVVAGLETTTSGEVALADGAGPQMVFQDAGASLTPWLRVGTMLDERLRSHVTGMSRAARQDRVLDALRTVGLPPEAARARGDQLSGGQRQRVALARAVIVPPTVLLCDEPTSALDVSLAATVLDLIGRLRRELGMSVLFVTHDLAAARIVADRIAVMREGRIVEVGPTDDVCERPRDGYTRTLLGAIPGPQHRRDRVPSTTGASR, encoded by the coding sequence ATGACCGCCACCGCCACCGCCCCGGTGCTGCGCGTCACCGGCCTCGACGTCCGCCTCACGCGCGACGGCGAGCAGGTGCACGCCGTGCGCGGCGTCGACCTGACCGTCGAGCGCGGCGAGGTCGTCGGTCTCGTCGGCGGGTCCGGGTCGGGCAAGAGCATCCTGGGCCTGTCGGTGATGGGCCTGCTGCCGGCCTCGGCCCGCCCGGTCCTGGCCGGCGAGGTCCACCTGGCGGGGGTCGACATGGTGCGCGCCCCGCAGGCGGAGCGCCGCGCCGCCCGGCGGGCGCACGTCGGCGCCGTCTTCCAGGACCCGATGACGTCGCTCGACCCGACCATGACCATCGGCCGCCAGCTCGGCGAGGTCACCCGCGACCGCGCCCACGCGCTGTCGCTGCTCGAGGACGTCGGCATCCCGCGCGCGGCGGACCGCCTCAAGGCCTACCCGCACCAGCTCTCGGGCGGCCTGCGGCAGCGGGTCATGATCGCGCTCGCCGTCGCCCGCCGCCCCTCGCTCATCCTCGCCGACGAGCCGACCACCGCGCTGGACGTGACCGTGCAGGCGCAGATCCTCGAGCTGCTGCTGACGCTGCGCGACGACATCGGCTGCTCGATCGTGTTCGTGACGCACGACCTCGGCGTCGCCGCGCAGGTGTGCGACCGGATCGCGGTCATGCAGCAGGGCCGGATCGTCGAGTCGGCGGGCGTGGACGAGGTGTTCGACCGCCCCGCGCACCCGTACACCCGGGAGCTGCTGCGGTCCCGCATCGACCTGCGGACCCCGCGCGACCGCCCGCTCACGGCGGCCCGCGCCGCGACCGCGCCGCGACCGGACGCCCCGGGCGAGGACCCCGCGGTCGGCGCCGACGGCGTGCTGGACCTCGCGCCGGGCGCGCCGGCCCCGGAGCTCCCCGCGGTCTGGCCGCCCGTGGTGCTGCGCGAGACCGCCGCGGTGACCGTCCGGGACGTGCACCGGGTCTTCCGCAGCGGACCGCCGTGGCGCCGCCGCGAGCTGCCCGCCCTGCGCGGCGTCGACCTGGAGGTGCGCGCCGGCGAGGCCGTCGCGCTCGTCGGCGAGTCGGGCTGCGGCAAGTCGACGCTGCTGCGCGTGGTGGCCGGGCTGGAGACCACGACCTCGGGCGAGGTCGCGCTGGCCGACGGCGCCGGGCCGCAGATGGTGTTCCAGGACGCCGGCGCCTCGCTCACCCCGTGGCTGCGCGTCGGGACCATGCTGGACGAGCGCCTGCGGTCCCACGTCACGGGCATGTCGCGCGCCGCCCGCCAGGACCGCGTGCTCGACGCCCTGCGCACCGTCGGCCTGCCGCCCGAGGCGGCCCGCGCCCGCGGCGACCAGCTCTCCGGCGGCCAGCGCCAGCGCGTCGCGCTCGCCCGGGCCGTCATCGTGCCGCCGACCGTGCTGCTGTGCGACGAGCCGACCAGCGCCCTCGACGTCTCGCTCGCCGCGACCGTCCTCGACCTCATCGGGCGGCTGCGCCGCGAGCTCGGGATGTCGGTGCTGTTCGTCACGCACGACCTCGCCGCCGCGCGGATCGTCGCCGACCGGATCGCCGTCATGCGCGAGGGACGCATCGTCGAGGTCGGCCCCACCGACGACGTCTGCGAGCGCCCCCGCGACGGGTACACCCGCACGCTGCTGGGCGCGATCCCCGGCCCGCAGCACCGCCGCGACCGCGTCCCCTCCACCACGGGAGCCAGCCGATGA
- a CDS encoding urea amidolyase associated protein UAAP2 translates to MTETTARTATAPTSPAPSADALPARLAGATVVLDQVVPRRSPWSAVVRAGQELTIVDLEGNQAVDCLLYDAHDTSVRYSASDTVAAQRNVYLVAGSVLRAGTGDPLMTLVHDEVGRHDTIGGACSKESNSLRYGHHTVHQHACVENFLAEGARWGLGKRDLVSNINWYMNVPVEADGALGIVDGISSPGLSLTLRAERDVLVLVSNCPQVNNPCNGFDPTPVRMIVTGGAA, encoded by the coding sequence ATGACCGAGACCACCGCCCGGACCGCCACCGCCCCGACGTCCCCGGCCCCGTCGGCCGACGCCCTGCCCGCCCGGCTCGCCGGCGCCACCGTCGTCCTCGACCAGGTCGTGCCCCGGCGCTCCCCCTGGTCCGCGGTCGTCCGCGCCGGCCAGGAGCTGACGATCGTCGACCTCGAGGGCAACCAGGCCGTCGACTGCCTGCTGTACGACGCCCACGACACCTCCGTGCGGTACTCGGCGTCCGACACCGTCGCCGCGCAGCGCAACGTGTACCTGGTCGCCGGGTCGGTGCTGCGCGCCGGCACCGGGGACCCGCTGATGACGCTGGTGCACGACGAGGTCGGGCGCCACGACACCATCGGAGGCGCGTGCTCCAAGGAGTCGAACTCCCTGCGGTACGGCCACCACACCGTGCACCAGCACGCCTGCGTCGAGAACTTCCTCGCCGAGGGCGCGCGCTGGGGCCTGGGCAAGCGCGACCTGGTGTCGAACATCAACTGGTACATGAACGTGCCGGTCGAGGCGGACGGCGCGCTCGGCATCGTCGACGGCATCTCCTCCCCCGGCCTGTCGCTGACGCTGCGCGCCGAGCGCGACGTCCTGGTGCTGGTGTCGAACTGCCCGCAGGTCAACAACCCCTGCAACGGGTTCGACCCCACGCCGGTGCGGATGATCGTCACCGGGGGCGCCGCGTGA
- a CDS encoding ABC transporter substrate-binding protein: protein MSPSTRQPARHRRAPRTAAAAGAALAGVLALTACGQSGTVGGSTAAGDDTFTAVMLTGYTTPPDPDVNYDGPGLNIIENTYEGLVAYADGVEEPTIVPELAEEWTVSDDGLTYTFTLRPDVTFHDGTALTSEAVAASFERRTTVDAGPAYMVGDVVSVETPDDLTAVVTLAAPNAAFLDYLASPFGVKLISPTVLEEQAGDDAAQTYLTTHDAGTGPYELTAVETGERYELTAYDGYWGDAPAIPSVEIQVAENASAAQLQLERGEIDAILGNLNKTSFESFADSDEVTTSTFPNFTTQMVYVNPGSSWLPDAAAREALFAGIDKESVVAEAMGSLEVPTDQLFPQGMVDAGIDDQGIAYDAQAWDSLGTPASGTVRIAYAGSSADGKAVAEELGSRLSTAGIPAEAVAYSAGTIYGIADEGADGPDLAVFSVFPDAGHPDAWAGIIYTPSGGLDLFGAEVPGLGDLLDAARADTDVSAYAPVAAAINETRYWYSIGSLNTTLLTTPDVTGTQEAQNVLEYNVLHFAALGRS, encoded by the coding sequence ATGAGCCCGAGCACCCGTCAGCCCGCGCGGCACCGCCGCGCCCCCCGCACCGCCGCCGCGGCCGGCGCCGCCCTCGCGGGCGTGCTCGCCCTGACCGCCTGCGGCCAGAGCGGCACGGTCGGCGGCAGCACCGCCGCGGGCGACGACACCTTCACCGCCGTCATGCTCACCGGGTACACCACCCCGCCGGACCCCGACGTCAACTACGACGGCCCCGGCCTCAACATCATCGAGAACACGTACGAGGGGCTCGTCGCGTACGCCGACGGCGTCGAGGAGCCGACGATCGTCCCGGAGCTCGCCGAGGAGTGGACCGTCTCCGACGACGGCCTGACCTACACCTTCACGCTGCGCCCGGACGTCACGTTCCACGACGGCACCGCGCTGACGTCCGAGGCGGTGGCGGCCTCGTTCGAGCGGCGCACCACCGTCGACGCCGGCCCGGCGTACATGGTCGGCGACGTGGTCTCGGTCGAGACCCCGGACGACCTCACCGCCGTCGTGACCCTCGCCGCGCCCAACGCCGCGTTCCTCGACTACCTCGCCTCGCCGTTCGGCGTGAAGCTCATCAGCCCCACCGTGCTCGAGGAGCAGGCGGGCGACGACGCGGCGCAGACCTACCTCACGACGCACGACGCCGGCACCGGCCCGTACGAGCTGACGGCGGTCGAGACCGGCGAGCGCTACGAGCTGACGGCGTACGACGGCTACTGGGGCGACGCCCCGGCGATCCCGTCCGTGGAGATCCAGGTCGCCGAGAACGCGTCCGCCGCGCAGCTCCAGCTCGAGCGCGGGGAGATCGACGCGATCCTCGGCAACCTCAACAAGACGTCCTTCGAGTCGTTCGCGGACAGCGACGAGGTCACCACCTCCACGTTCCCGAACTTCACGACGCAGATGGTCTACGTCAACCCGGGCTCCTCCTGGCTGCCGGACGCCGCCGCACGCGAGGCGCTGTTCGCCGGCATCGACAAGGAGTCGGTCGTCGCCGAGGCCATGGGCAGCCTGGAGGTGCCGACCGACCAGCTCTTCCCGCAGGGCATGGTGGACGCCGGCATCGACGACCAGGGCATCGCGTACGACGCGCAGGCCTGGGACTCGCTCGGCACCCCCGCGTCCGGCACCGTGCGGATCGCGTACGCCGGCTCGAGCGCGGACGGCAAGGCCGTCGCCGAGGAGCTCGGCTCGCGGCTGAGCACCGCCGGCATCCCGGCGGAGGCGGTCGCGTACTCCGCCGGCACCATCTACGGCATCGCGGACGAGGGCGCCGACGGACCCGACCTCGCGGTGTTCTCGGTGTTCCCCGACGCCGGCCACCCGGACGCGTGGGCGGGCATCATCTACACCCCGTCCGGCGGCCTGGACCTGTTCGGCGCCGAGGTGCCGGGCCTGGGCGACCTGCTCGACGCGGCGCGCGCCGACACGGACGTCTCCGCCTACGCCCCGGTCGCCGCGGCGATCAACGAGACCCGGTACTGGTACTCGATCGGCTCGCTGAACACCACCCTGCTCACCACGCCGGACGTCACCGGCACGCAGGAGGCGCAGAACGTCCTCGAGTACAACGTGCTGCACTTCGCGGCCCTCGGGCGGTCCTGA
- the atzF gene encoding allophanate hydrolase — MTTPVDGLAAVGRAYARIAEVDRPEVWIHLRPRADVEADVRAQADRAAAGEDLPLLGRLVAVKDNIDVAGLPTTAGCPGAAWTPDADATAVARLRDAGAVVLGKTNLDQFATGLVGTRSPYGAVRSADHPDRVSGGSSSGSAVAVALGVVDLALGTDTAGSNRVPAALQGVVGVKPTPGLVPTTGVLPACRSLDCVGVFARSLPLAARAVALMSGPDGVDALARPVPADAPLAATARPVLAVPRAEDLTALAPLWRDAFAATTDRLRDAGWRLREVDLTPFLAAARLLYDGAFVAERYAAVGALVDAAPEGLDPVVTRIIGAARDLPAHRYAADLVTLAGLRSAAETALGDADAMLLPTTTHHPTLAEVAADPVGVNSRLGTFTNFCNLFGYAAVAVPVDAGAPGERVGVTVLTRAFADAAALDLAGRLLALAGPRAWEVLDDRRDDGLGAAAAAALSTGADRAVDLLVVGAHLSGLPLHDRLRRHGALPLGEVRTAPGYRLAALGDPLGRPGMVRAPGADGQVTGELWRLPRPALADLLAESAPPLGLGWVDLADGRTVLGYLAEDVAVRGLTPVASGSWRDHAVTA; from the coding sequence GTGACCACGCCCGTCGACGGCCTGGCCGCGGTGGGCCGGGCGTACGCCCGGATCGCCGAGGTCGACCGGCCCGAGGTGTGGATCCACCTGCGACCCCGGGCGGACGTGGAGGCCGACGTGCGCGCGCAGGCCGACCGGGCGGCGGCGGGCGAGGACCTGCCGCTGCTCGGCCGCCTCGTGGCGGTGAAGGACAACATCGACGTCGCGGGCCTGCCGACGACCGCGGGCTGCCCGGGCGCCGCGTGGACCCCCGACGCCGACGCCACCGCCGTCGCCCGGCTGCGGGACGCGGGCGCCGTGGTGCTGGGCAAGACCAACCTCGACCAGTTCGCGACCGGTCTGGTCGGCACCCGCAGCCCCTACGGCGCGGTGCGCTCCGCCGACCACCCGGACCGCGTCTCCGGCGGCTCGTCGTCCGGGTCGGCGGTCGCGGTCGCGCTCGGGGTCGTCGACCTGGCGCTGGGCACCGACACCGCCGGGTCGAACCGGGTGCCGGCGGCGCTGCAGGGCGTCGTCGGGGTGAAGCCCACCCCCGGGCTGGTCCCGACGACCGGGGTGCTGCCGGCGTGCCGCTCGCTCGACTGCGTCGGCGTGTTCGCGCGCTCCCTGCCGCTGGCCGCCCGGGCCGTCGCGCTCATGTCCGGCCCCGACGGCGTGGACGCGCTGGCGCGGCCCGTGCCGGCCGACGCCCCGCTGGCCGCGACCGCCCGCCCGGTGCTCGCCGTGCCCCGCGCCGAGGACCTGACCGCGCTCGCACCGCTGTGGCGGGACGCGTTCGCCGCGACCACCGACCGCCTCCGGGACGCCGGGTGGCGGCTGCGCGAGGTCGACCTCACCCCGTTCCTGGCCGCCGCCCGGCTGCTGTACGACGGCGCGTTCGTCGCCGAGCGGTACGCCGCCGTCGGCGCGCTCGTGGACGCCGCACCCGAGGGCCTCGACCCCGTGGTCACCCGCATCATCGGCGCGGCGCGCGACCTGCCTGCGCACCGGTACGCGGCCGACCTCGTCACGCTGGCCGGGCTGCGGAGCGCCGCGGAGACGGCCCTCGGCGACGCCGACGCGATGCTCCTGCCGACCACCACGCACCACCCGACGCTCGCCGAGGTCGCCGCCGACCCGGTCGGCGTGAACTCCCGCCTGGGGACGTTCACCAACTTCTGCAACCTGTTCGGCTACGCGGCCGTCGCCGTCCCCGTCGACGCGGGGGCCCCGGGCGAGCGCGTCGGCGTGACCGTGCTGACGCGCGCGTTCGCGGACGCCGCGGCGCTGGACCTCGCGGGGCGGCTGCTCGCGCTCGCGGGCCCGCGGGCGTGGGAGGTGCTGGACGACCGGCGCGACGACGGTCTCGGGGCCGCCGCCGCGGCCGCGCTGTCCACCGGGGCGGACCGGGCCGTCGACCTGCTGGTCGTCGGCGCCCACCTGTCCGGCCTCCCGCTGCACGACCGGCTCCGCCGGCACGGCGCGCTCCCGCTCGGCGAGGTCCGCACGGCCCCGGGCTACCGGCTGGCGGCGCTCGGCGACCCGCTCGGCCGGCCGGGGATGGTCCGCGCACCGGGAGCGGACGGGCAGGTCACGGGCGAGCTCTGGCGCCTGCCCCGGCCCGCGCTCGCGGACCTGCTCGCGGAGAGCGCACCGCCGCTGGGCCTCGGCTGGGTGGACCTGGCCGACGGGCGCACCGTGCTCGGCTACCTGGCGGAGGACGTGGCCGTGCGCGGGCTCACCCCGGTGGCCTCGGGCTCGTGGCGCGACCACGCGGTGACGGCGTGA
- a CDS encoding isochorismatase family cysteine hydrolase, with protein sequence MNVTGNAVLIVVDIQGGDVERAESRTEIPYMPGRTERAPRVRKMIATCREQGVPVVWIQEVHKPSLIDIGRELDGAEGPHCVEGWPETELAQGLDPRPDEFLIRKRRYSAFFGTELEIVLKAYRADTVILIGGLTDVCIHYTAVDAHQHDYRVRVVTDAVGGSTQEAHDAALNAIHYLQRDALVTAEEVQEWLATATPNPEVQRALATTAQAV encoded by the coding sequence ATGAACGTCACCGGCAACGCCGTGCTCATCGTCGTCGACATCCAGGGCGGCGACGTCGAGCGCGCCGAGTCCCGCACCGAGATCCCCTACATGCCGGGACGCACCGAGCGGGCGCCGCGCGTGCGGAAGATGATCGCGACCTGCCGCGAGCAGGGCGTCCCGGTGGTGTGGATCCAGGAGGTCCACAAGCCCTCCCTCATCGACATCGGGCGCGAGCTCGACGGCGCCGAGGGGCCGCACTGCGTCGAGGGCTGGCCGGAGACGGAGCTCGCGCAGGGCCTGGACCCCCGGCCCGACGAGTTCCTCATCCGCAAGCGCCGCTACTCCGCGTTCTTCGGCACGGAGCTCGAGATCGTGCTCAAGGCGTACCGGGCGGACACGGTCATCCTCATCGGCGGCCTGACCGACGTCTGCATCCACTACACGGCGGTCGACGCCCACCAGCACGACTACCGCGTCCGCGTCGTCACCGACGCCGTCGGCGGCTCCACGCAGGAGGCGCACGACGCCGCGCTGAACGCGATCCACTACCTGCAGCGCGACGCCCTCGTCACCGCCGAGGAGGTCCAGGAGTGGCTGGCCACCGCCACCCCGAACCCCGAGGTGCAGCGCGCGCTGGCCACCACCGCCCAGGCCGTCTGA
- a CDS encoding ABC transporter permease yields the protein MVMFLVKRLAATLGVLLALTMALFGLQEVSGVDPAKAYVGANASADAVAAARERLGLDEPLAQRYLTYLGGVLHGDLQNSLRSRTPVAENLAQVLPASLELAAWVLAIALVLGVAFAALTTLAWRGAGIVRVVLLSGAAAPTFLLGMVALLVFYAQLGWAPSGGRTGLRDAPAGPTGFLVLDGLLHGRFDVAGDAVAHLALPALCAAISPAVAIGRVLVDGLKANMAADHARTARAAGMSERQILVRHAVRNSLGPTLSMVGIQAGMLLAGLVVVEKIFDWPGVGSYLDKSVAASDFPAIAGVALVLGVVYVLLNTVVDCLQAAADRRIALT from the coding sequence ATGGTGATGTTCCTGGTCAAGCGGCTCGCCGCCACGCTCGGCGTGCTGCTGGCGCTCACCATGGCGCTGTTCGGCCTCCAGGAGGTCAGCGGCGTCGACCCCGCCAAGGCGTACGTGGGAGCGAACGCCTCCGCGGACGCGGTCGCCGCCGCCCGGGAGCGCCTCGGCCTCGACGAGCCGCTCGCGCAGCGCTACCTCACGTACCTCGGCGGCGTGCTGCACGGGGACCTCCAGAACTCGCTGCGCAGCCGCACCCCGGTGGCCGAGAACCTCGCGCAGGTGCTCCCCGCCAGCCTGGAGCTCGCCGCGTGGGTGCTGGCGATCGCGCTGGTGCTGGGCGTGGCGTTCGCCGCGCTGACGACCCTCGCGTGGCGCGGCGCCGGCATCGTGCGGGTCGTGCTGCTCAGCGGCGCCGCCGCCCCGACGTTCCTGCTGGGCATGGTCGCGCTGCTGGTGTTCTACGCGCAGCTGGGCTGGGCGCCGTCCGGCGGTCGCACCGGCCTGCGCGACGCCCCCGCCGGCCCCACGGGGTTCCTCGTGCTCGACGGCCTGCTCCACGGGCGGTTCGACGTCGCCGGCGACGCGGTGGCGCACCTCGCGCTGCCGGCCCTGTGCGCCGCGATCTCCCCCGCCGTGGCCATCGGCCGGGTCCTGGTGGACGGGCTCAAGGCGAACATGGCCGCCGACCACGCCCGCACGGCCCGCGCGGCCGGCATGAGCGAGCGGCAGATCCTCGTGCGGCACGCCGTCCGCAACTCCCTCGGACCGACGCTGTCGATGGTCGGCATCCAGGCGGGGATGCTCCTGGCCGGGCTCGTGGTGGTCGAGAAGATCTTCGACTGGCCCGGCGTCGGGTCCTACCTCGACAAGTCCGTCGCCGCCTCCGACTTCCCGGCGATCGCCGGCGTGGCCCTGGTGCTGGGCGTCGTCTACGTCCTGCTCAACACCGTCGTCGACTGCCTGCAGGCCGCCGCCGACCGCCGCATCGCCCTCACCTGA
- a CDS encoding ABC transporter permease produces MTTADLAVTPTGTPGTAGPTGPAGPTGRAARRWARVTAVRHRAFGVDLAAIVVLLLIVAAAAAAPVLAPHSPVLRSGEAFLPPLSPDHLLGTDALGYDILSRLLYGMRSSLLAAAVVIASGVLVGGLVGLLAGALPGWVDTLLMRTTDLFLALPGLVIAMAVAAALGASFTSALIGVAVVWWPLYARLVRGEVRAWAARPHLEAARLAGTPWGARVTRHLLPGVRSTIVVAASLDVGGLVVALSGLSFIGLSSPAPAPELGAMAAQGMAYLLQAWWVPIFPGLAVLVIALAANLAGDGVRDLMRGR; encoded by the coding sequence ATGACCACCGCCGACCTCGCCGTCACCCCGACCGGCACCCCGGGCACTGCTGGCCCCACGGGCCCCGCCGGTCCCACGGGCCGTGCCGCCCGCCGCTGGGCCCGGGTCACCGCGGTCCGGCACCGCGCCTTCGGCGTCGACCTGGCCGCGATCGTCGTCCTGCTGCTGATCGTCGCGGCCGCCGCGGCGGCCCCCGTGCTGGCGCCCCACTCCCCCGTGCTGCGCAGCGGCGAGGCGTTCCTGCCGCCGCTGAGCCCCGACCACCTGCTCGGGACCGACGCGCTCGGCTACGACATCCTGTCCCGCCTGCTCTACGGGATGCGGTCCAGCCTGCTGGCCGCCGCGGTCGTCATCGCCTCGGGGGTCCTCGTCGGCGGGCTGGTGGGCCTGCTCGCCGGGGCGCTGCCGGGCTGGGTGGACACCCTGCTCATGCGGACCACCGACCTGTTCCTGGCGCTGCCGGGCCTGGTCATCGCGATGGCGGTCGCCGCGGCGCTGGGGGCCTCGTTCACCTCCGCGCTGATCGGCGTCGCCGTGGTGTGGTGGCCCCTGTACGCGCGGCTCGTCCGCGGCGAGGTCCGCGCGTGGGCCGCCCGCCCGCACCTCGAGGCCGCCCGGCTCGCGGGCACCCCGTGGGGCGCCCGGGTCACGCGCCACCTGCTGCCGGGGGTCCGCTCGACGATCGTCGTGGCCGCGAGCCTCGACGTGGGCGGGCTCGTGGTCGCGCTGTCGGGGCTGTCGTTCATCGGCCTGTCCTCGCCGGCGCCGGCCCCGGAGCTCGGCGCGATGGCCGCCCAGGGCATGGCGTACCTGCTGCAGGCGTGGTGGGTGCCGATCTTCCCCGGCCTGGCGGTGCTGGTGATCGCGCTCGCGGCGAACCTCGCCGGCGACGGGGTCCGCGACCTCATGCGGGGCCGCTGA
- a CDS encoding urea amidolyase associated protein UAAP1: MTISTASPTGARDHARAQGGTVVETMPTVPAATADHWPADVAPADRLHAETVAGGNYTTVVLARGSVLELTDLEGDACAHLVLVHAGQPDERLNVADTVKIQWQAYLGAGSMLLSDRGRVLATVVEDTSGRHDTFCGTSSRAANEARYGDGSPQGGTPAGRELLLLAALKNGLDARDVPPSLSFFQGVRIAGDGTTAFTGSAGAGARVRLRLELPCAVLLANVPHPVDPRPEYVSTPLRVRAWRGTPADLDAPEATATPEAARAYANTIDHARARGL, from the coding sequence ATGACCATCTCCACCGCCTCGCCCACCGGCGCCCGCGACCACGCGCGCGCCCAGGGCGGCACCGTGGTCGAGACCATGCCGACCGTCCCGGCCGCCACCGCGGACCACTGGCCGGCCGACGTGGCCCCGGCGGACCGGCTGCACGCCGAGACCGTCGCCGGGGGGAACTACACGACCGTCGTGCTCGCGCGCGGCTCCGTGCTGGAGCTGACCGACCTCGAGGGCGACGCCTGCGCGCACCTCGTCCTCGTCCACGCCGGGCAGCCCGACGAGCGGCTCAACGTGGCCGACACCGTCAAGATCCAGTGGCAGGCGTACCTGGGCGCCGGGTCGATGCTGCTGTCCGACCGGGGCCGGGTGCTCGCGACCGTCGTCGAGGACACCTCGGGCCGGCACGACACGTTCTGCGGCACGTCCTCGCGGGCCGCGAACGAGGCCCGGTACGGCGACGGGTCCCCCCAGGGCGGCACGCCCGCCGGGCGGGAGCTGCTGCTGCTCGCCGCTCTGAAGAACGGCCTGGACGCCCGCGACGTGCCGCCGAGCCTGTCGTTCTTCCAGGGCGTGCGGATCGCCGGGGACGGCACCACGGCGTTCACCGGGTCGGCCGGCGCCGGCGCCCGGGTGCGGCTGCGCCTGGAGCTGCCCTGCGCGGTGCTGCTGGCGAACGTCCCGCACCCGGTCGACCCGCGGCCCGAGTACGTCTCGACGCCGCTGCGCGTGCGCGCCTGGCGCGGGACCCCCGCGGACCTCGACGCACCCGAGGCCACCGCGACGCCGGAGGCGGCGCGCGCCTACGCCAACACCATCGACCACGCCCGCGCGAGGGGACTGTGA